In Streptomyces sp. NBC_01381, the sequence CGCATTTCGCGGGAGTGGGCTTGATCGGTATACGTAGGGGAAGGGCGCGGCCGCCCCGCTACGTCACCGGCGCCTTCGCCCTCAGTACCGTGAGGAACTCCCTCATCCACCGGGAGTGATCGGGCCACGCGCGGGCCGAGACCAGTGTGCCGTCGACCACCGCCTCCGCGTCCTGGAAGGTCGCGCCCGCCGCCTGCATGTCCATCTCCAGGGCCGGATACGCCGTGACCCTGCGGCCGGTCAGGCCGCCGATCGCCGCCGTCAGGAGCGGGCCGTGGCAGATCTGGGCGACCGGCTTGTCGGCGTCGAAGAAGGACTTGAGGATCTTGCGGAGCTCGGGGTCGTTGCGCAGATACTCCGGGGCCCGGCCGCCCGGGATCACCAGGGCGGCGTACTGACCGGGATCCACTTCGGAGAAGGCGAGGTCCGCGGGCCAGGTGTAGCCGGGCTTCTCCGTGTACGTGTCGAAACCGGGCTCGAAGTCGTGCACCACGAACTGCAGCTTCTTGCGGGCGGGGGCGGCGATGTGCACGTCGTACCCCTCCTCGCGCAGCCGCTGGTAGGGGTAGAGGACCTCCAGTGACTCCGCCGCGTCACCGGTCACTATCAGGATCTTGGCCGCCATCGGTGCTCGCTCCCCAGGTGAGGTCTGCCCGTCGGGTCTGCTTCAACTGTCCGTCCGTCCCGCTCAACGTGCATCCGCCCGTCCGGTTTGCCAAGAGGGCCGGCAGCCGACGGATGGCGGGAAGTCTCTGTGCAGACTGTCAAAGTTGCACCCCCTCTTTTGTACACATACGGCTCATGACGAGTCCCGGGTGCGGGGCGATAGCCTTGACCCGTGATCAGCGCGATATCCCGCGGGGGCGCGAGCGCCCCCGTCCTGCGCCCGGTGAACACGGATGACATCCGTGCCCGGGCCGTCGCTGACGCTTCTTCGCGGTGCGGCCAGCCAGATCACCTCGGCCACCGGTCGGCGAACCCGCCGGCCATGCCGACAATGGCGCATAA encodes:
- a CDS encoding DJ-1/PfpI family protein, with the protein product MAAKILIVTGDAAESLEVLYPYQRLREEGYDVHIAAPARKKLQFVVHDFEPGFDTYTEKPGYTWPADLAFSEVDPGQYAALVIPGGRAPEYLRNDPELRKILKSFFDADKPVAQICHGPLLTAAIGGLTGRRVTAYPALEMDMQAAGATFQDAEAVVDGTLVSARAWPDHSRWMREFLTVLRAKAPVT